Proteins from a genomic interval of Vreelandella profundi:
- a CDS encoding substrate-binding domain-containing protein, with amino-acid sequence MNKTTALMTAGALSLTWSGTLLADDDYITLASTTSTENSGLFGAIIPAFTEKTGIDVRVVAVGTGQAFEIGRRGDADSLLVHDTAGEEQFVADGYATERLNVMYNDFVIVGPSSDPAGISESETVVDALQLIAENESPFASRGDDSGTNRAELRLWEDAGITPQGEWYRELGSGMGPTLNTAAGMGAYTFTDRATWVAFENPQDLTLLFEGDEALFNQYGSLLLSAERHPHLKHDLAAQWHEWLVSEEGQQAIADFEVDGQQLFFPNAE; translated from the coding sequence ATGAATAAGACCACCGCACTGATGACAGCAGGCGCTCTGAGCCTAACCTGGAGCGGCACGCTACTAGCAGACGATGACTACATTACGCTGGCTTCGACGACCTCTACTGAGAATTCGGGTCTATTTGGCGCCATTATTCCCGCCTTTACTGAAAAAACCGGAATAGACGTTCGCGTCGTGGCCGTAGGCACCGGTCAAGCATTCGAAATAGGCCGCCGTGGCGATGCCGATAGCCTGCTGGTTCACGATACGGCGGGTGAAGAGCAGTTTGTGGCTGACGGTTACGCGACTGAGCGCCTTAATGTGATGTACAACGATTTCGTAATCGTTGGCCCGAGCAGTGACCCTGCCGGCATCAGTGAGAGCGAAACGGTTGTTGATGCTCTGCAGTTGATTGCTGAGAATGAATCCCCCTTCGCCTCGCGCGGTGACGACAGCGGCACCAACCGAGCAGAGTTGCGCTTGTGGGAAGATGCCGGCATCACTCCGCAGGGCGAATGGTATCGCGAGCTAGGCAGCGGCATGGGCCCTACACTCAACACGGCAGCGGGCATGGGTGCCTACACTTTCACCGACCGCGCTACCTGGGTGGCGTTTGAAAACCCGCAGGACTTAACGCTACTGTTTGAAGGTGACGAGGCGCTGTTCAATCAGTACGGCAGTCTGCTGCTCTCAGCAGAACGTCACCCGCACTTGAAGCATGACCTGGCCGCTCAGTGGCACGAATGGCTGGTATCTGAAGAAGGTCAGCAAGCGATTGCCGATTTTGAAGTCGATGGACAGCAGCTGTTTTTCCCTAACGCTGAGTAG
- a CDS encoding ATP-binding cassette domain-containing protein has product MNASQPPPVATLAFEGAAFTHRGHTLLKPISLRLSGCQRTLIMGPNGAGKSLLMRLAHGLLTPTSGAVHWQGAPPAQAMVFQRPVLLRRSALDNLTYVLAINKTLRPALSRTAGHSVSRKSQAMQALDKFGLAHLAQRPARVLSGGEQQRLALARAWLLNPQVLFLDEPTSALDPAAIKAVEDAVLEFHRRGTRIVMSTHDLHQARRLADDVVFLHNGHLLEHTPAEQFFSAPTCSEASAFIRGELVW; this is encoded by the coding sequence ATGAATGCAAGCCAACCGCCTCCGGTGGCGACACTTGCGTTTGAAGGCGCTGCGTTTACCCACCGCGGCCATACGTTGCTTAAGCCCATCTCGCTTCGCCTATCGGGCTGCCAGCGTACGCTGATCATGGGCCCGAACGGTGCAGGCAAAAGCCTTCTAATGCGCCTAGCACATGGCTTATTGACCCCTACCAGTGGCGCTGTGCATTGGCAAGGTGCGCCTCCTGCGCAGGCTATGGTGTTTCAGCGCCCCGTACTGCTGCGCCGCTCAGCGCTTGATAACCTCACCTATGTGCTAGCCATTAACAAAACGTTGCGGCCAGCGCTTAGTCGCACAGCAGGTCACAGCGTTTCTCGCAAATCTCAGGCGATGCAGGCATTGGACAAGTTTGGTTTAGCGCATTTAGCGCAGCGCCCTGCGCGCGTGCTGTCTGGCGGGGAGCAGCAGCGATTAGCGTTAGCGCGAGCCTGGCTGCTGAACCCACAGGTACTGTTTCTCGATGAGCCGACCTCTGCACTAGACCCTGCTGCCATCAAGGCCGTTGAGGATGCGGTGCTGGAGTTTCATCGCCGTGGCACACGCATCGTGATGTCCACCCATGACCTGCACCAAGCACGTCGCTTAGCCGACGACGTCGTGTTTCTGCATAACGGGCATTTGCTTGAACACACCCCCGCCGAGCAATTTTTTTCCGCGCCTACCTGCAGTGAGGCGAGCGCCTTTATTCGCGGCGAGCTGGTGTGGTAG
- a CDS encoding ABC transporter permease, with translation MLTSDNAFSTALALILSMDSALISIVMLSLQVSLMAVVIASLLALPLGAALALWRFPGRNAVIVILNALMGLPPVVAGLCVYLLLSRAGPLGSWGLLFTPTAMVIAQVILVLPIIAALTRQQIETLHGEYAEQLQSLGLTRQRMIPTLLWDARFGLLTVILAGFGRASAEVGAVMIVGGNIDGVTRVMTTSIVLETSKGNLPMALGLGIILLSLVTMINAIAHMIGEAAKRRLG, from the coding sequence ATGCTAACCAGTGACAATGCCTTTAGCACTGCCCTCGCTCTTATTTTGAGTATGGACAGCGCGCTCATTTCCATCGTGATGCTGTCCCTGCAGGTATCACTTATGGCGGTAGTGATCGCCAGCTTATTAGCGCTGCCCTTAGGTGCTGCCCTGGCCCTTTGGCGGTTTCCGGGGCGTAATGCCGTTATCGTCATTCTCAATGCATTAATGGGATTGCCACCCGTCGTGGCAGGGCTGTGCGTCTATCTACTGCTTTCACGCGCCGGCCCATTAGGAAGCTGGGGGCTGCTATTTACACCTACTGCCATGGTCATCGCCCAGGTCATATTAGTCCTGCCAATCATCGCCGCACTGACCCGCCAGCAGATTGAAACGCTGCATGGCGAGTATGCCGAGCAGCTGCAGTCATTAGGACTAACGCGCCAACGCATGATTCCAACGCTGCTGTGGGATGCGCGCTTTGGGCTCCTAACGGTCATTCTGGCAGGCTTTGGCCGCGCCAGTGCAGAGGTAGGTGCGGTCATGATTGTAGGTGGCAATATTGATGGCGTGACTCGCGTGATGACCACTAGCATTGTCTTAGAAACCAGCAAGGGCAACCTGCCCATGGCGCTCGGCTTAGGGATTATTTTACTCTCCCTGGTGACGATGATTAACGCTATTGCGCACATGATCGGCGAAGCGGCCAAAAGGAGGTTGGGATGA
- a CDS encoding App1 family protein, producing the protein MRRWASFVKRVVHIIAKPIKGDSGRGGMVVHPYRGYGSQSEVFVMGRVFRQAALGRAIPRHGMLRDTADVARRIFRRGLANAQVEIHIGENQLCVGTDRDGYFDVHLPISHALPIDVSWHRADILVHCPGENPVRAQVEVYVPPPEADLLVISDIDDTVMFTGVAEKLKMLYRLFVKKPHRRTAFPGVAALYQALHRGVSERAERPILYVSRGPWAIYEMLETFFQINRIPVGPILFLREWGISWRRPWPRRAEEHKRDLIDRMLTLYHDMPCILIGDSGQHDPEVYIEIVKAYPHRIKAIYIRRVDKDPKREEAIQRLRDELAGTDCDLVLAADSVLIAEHAHSQGDISAHGLAAVKRDVEEHRNDPDPS; encoded by the coding sequence ATGCGCCGGTGGGCAAGCTTTGTCAAAAGGGTAGTGCACATCATTGCCAAGCCTATTAAGGGCGATAGTGGCCGTGGTGGCATGGTGGTTCATCCCTATCGAGGTTACGGCTCACAGAGTGAAGTGTTTGTCATGGGGCGAGTCTTTCGTCAGGCTGCCTTAGGCCGCGCTATCCCACGGCATGGAATGCTGCGTGATACTGCCGACGTTGCACGCCGAATTTTTCGTCGCGGCCTGGCTAACGCCCAGGTCGAAATTCATATTGGCGAAAACCAGCTCTGCGTTGGCACGGATCGCGATGGCTATTTTGACGTGCATTTGCCGATTAGCCACGCCCTGCCCATTGATGTGTCTTGGCACCGTGCCGACATTTTGGTGCATTGCCCGGGCGAGAACCCGGTGCGCGCTCAGGTCGAAGTGTACGTGCCGCCGCCAGAGGCAGATTTACTGGTGATCAGCGATATTGATGATACGGTCATGTTCACCGGCGTGGCCGAAAAGCTTAAAATGCTCTATCGCTTATTCGTTAAAAAACCTCATCGCCGTACTGCCTTTCCCGGCGTAGCAGCGCTTTATCAAGCGTTACATCGTGGCGTTAGTGAGCGCGCCGAACGGCCCATTTTGTATGTCTCGCGTGGGCCCTGGGCAATTTATGAAATGCTCGAGACGTTTTTCCAAATTAACCGTATCCCGGTTGGGCCCATTTTGTTTTTACGCGAGTGGGGGATCTCCTGGCGCCGCCCTTGGCCGCGCCGTGCCGAAGAGCATAAGCGGGATCTCATCGACCGTATGCTGACGCTCTACCACGATATGCCGTGTATTTTGATTGGCGACAGCGGCCAGCACGACCCAGAAGTTTATATCGAGATCGTCAAGGCTTACCCGCACCGCATTAAAGCCATTTATATTCGCCGCGTAGATAAAGATCCTAAGCGGGAAGAGGCGATTCAAAGGCTGCGTGATGAGCTGGCCGGTACCGATTGTGATTTGGTGCTCGCTGCCGACAGCGTGCTGATCGCTGAGCACGCCCACTCCCAGGGCGATATCTCTGCCCATGGCTTAGCGGCGGTGAAGCGCGATGTTGAAGAGCATCGCAATGATCCTGACCCTAGCTAA